From a region of the Daphnia pulicaria isolate SC F1-1A chromosome 1, SC_F0-13Bv2, whole genome shotgun sequence genome:
- the LOC124320882 gene encoding LIM and SH3 domain protein F42H10.3-like isoform X2, translating to MSKSCSRCDKAVYPTEELKCLDKLWHKTCFKCQTCSMALNMKTYKGFNKLPYCEAHIPKAKATTVVETPEMRRLAENTKLQSQVQYHADFEKAKGKFTQVADDPETLRIKANTKIISNVSYHGDLEKKAAMEQKRTLTGDEANGHENSVPANQSPGRRAGSINDYDPVNENYGSQGQQGYRLTGQQPTQYAQQQQQQQTQQQQQQTQQQKLQQYYQQQQRQHALHVQQQQAMQQQAMQQQQQVMQQQQQALQQQQQQAMQQQQALRHQQHTMSQQSSYTGSVGVSSGYHQAANTQPRSSGRSFRAMYDYDADDDDEVSFRDGDVIVDCKPIDEGWMMGTVLRTGRSGMVPANYIEPIN from the exons atgagcAAATCTTGTTCAAGGTGTGATAAGGCAGTGTACCCTACAGAAGAACTGAAGTGTCTGGACAAG CTGTGGCACAAAACATGTTTCAAATGCCAAACCTGCAGTATGGCCCTCAACATGAAAACCTACAAGGGATTCAACAAACTGCCCTATTGTGAAGC gcACATCCCCAAAGCAAAGGCGACAACTGTTGTTGAAACACCTGAAATGAGACGTCTTGCTGAGAATACTAAACTGCAATCCCAG gtTCAATACCACGCCGATTTCGAGAAAGCCAAGGGTAAATTCACCCAGGTAGCCGATGACCCTGAAACGCTTCGAATCAAAGCCAACACTAAGATAATAAG TAATGTTTCATATCATGGAGACCTCGAAAAGAAAGCTGCTATGGAACAGAAAAGGACTTTAACCGGCGACGAAGCGAACGGACACGAGAATTCTGTCCCAG cCAACCAATCGCCAGGGCGCCGAGCCGGTTCGATTAATGACTACGATCCTGTCAATGAGAATTATGGTTCTCAAGGTCAGCAGGGATATAGGTTAACTGGACAACAACCAACTCAGTAtgcgcagcagcaacagcaacaacagactcagcagcaacagcaacaaactCAACAACAGAAACTCCAGCAGTACtatcagcaacaacaaaggcAGCATGCTCTTcacgtgcagcagcagcaggcaaTGCAACAACAGGCgatgcaacaacagcaacaggtcatgcagcagcagcaacaggctctacagcagcagcaacaacaggccatgcaacaacaacaagcctTGCGGCACCAGCAGCACACCATGTCGCAACAGAGCAGTTATACAGGATCTGTCGGAGTTTCTTCGGGTTACCATCAGGCTGCCAATACACAGCCTCGTAGCTCTGGG CGTTCATTCCGAGCCATGTACGACTATGATGCtgacgatgacgacgaagTTTCTTTCCGTGACGGCGATGTTATTGTAGATTGCAAACCAATCGATGAAGGCTGGATGATGGGAACAGTTCTGAGGACCGGTCGATCTGGAATGGTACCGGCAAACTACATCGAACCCATcaactaa
- the LOC124320882 gene encoding LIM and SH3 domain protein F42H10.3-like isoform X1, which translates to MSKSCSRCDKAVYPTEELKCLDKLWHKTCFKCQTCSMALNMKTYKGFNKLPYCEAHIPKAKATTVVETPEMRRLAENTKLQSQVQYHADFEKAKGKFTQVADDPETLRIKANTKIISNVSYHGDLEKKAAMEQKRTLTGDEANGHENSVPVEDVQPDPIVEVIPQHQRSVPTALPSPPHHQQQQYPQHHSKYPQQQQQQLHQHPDNHHIQSLHRQTEMKTSSIRTGAPNSDSSQNTRSTTSSTVVYCSQPNMLANQSPGRRAGSINDYDPVNENYGSQGQQGYRLTGQQPTQYAQQQQQQQTQQQQQQTQQQKLQQYYQQQQRQHALHVQQQQAMQQQAMQQQQQVMQQQQQALQQQQQQAMQQQQALRHQQHTMSQQSSYTGSVGVSSGYHQAANTQPRSSGRSFRAMYDYDADDDDEVSFRDGDVIVDCKPIDEGWMMGTVLRTGRSGMVPANYIEPIN; encoded by the exons atgagcAAATCTTGTTCAAGGTGTGATAAGGCAGTGTACCCTACAGAAGAACTGAAGTGTCTGGACAAG CTGTGGCACAAAACATGTTTCAAATGCCAAACCTGCAGTATGGCCCTCAACATGAAAACCTACAAGGGATTCAACAAACTGCCCTATTGTGAAGC gcACATCCCCAAAGCAAAGGCGACAACTGTTGTTGAAACACCTGAAATGAGACGTCTTGCTGAGAATACTAAACTGCAATCCCAG gtTCAATACCACGCCGATTTCGAGAAAGCCAAGGGTAAATTCACCCAGGTAGCCGATGACCCTGAAACGCTTCGAATCAAAGCCAACACTAAGATAATAAG TAATGTTTCATATCATGGAGACCTCGAAAAGAAAGCTGCTATGGAACAGAAAAGGACTTTAACCGGCGACGAAGCGAACGGACACGAGAATTCTGTCCCAG TGGAAGATGTGCAACCCGACCCTATAGTTGAAGTCATACCACAACATCAACGAAGTGTACCGACTGCTCTACCATCACCCCCACATCATCAGCAACAGCAGTATCCACAACATCACTCTAAATAtccacagcaacaacaacaacagttacATCAACATCCGGACAATCATCACATTCAATCCCTTCATAGACAAACTGAAATGAAGACGTCTTCGATTCGCACTGGCGCTCCCAACTCGGATTCTTCGCAAAACACGCGGTCAACTACAAGTTCGACTGTGGTCTATTGTTCACAGCCCAACATGTTGG cCAACCAATCGCCAGGGCGCCGAGCCGGTTCGATTAATGACTACGATCCTGTCAATGAGAATTATGGTTCTCAAGGTCAGCAGGGATATAGGTTAACTGGACAACAACCAACTCAGTAtgcgcagcagcaacagcaacaacagactcagcagcaacagcaacaaactCAACAACAGAAACTCCAGCAGTACtatcagcaacaacaaaggcAGCATGCTCTTcacgtgcagcagcagcaggcaaTGCAACAACAGGCgatgcaacaacagcaacaggtcatgcagcagcagcaacaggctctacagcagcagcaacaacaggccatgcaacaacaacaagcctTGCGGCACCAGCAGCACACCATGTCGCAACAGAGCAGTTATACAGGATCTGTCGGAGTTTCTTCGGGTTACCATCAGGCTGCCAATACACAGCCTCGTAGCTCTGGG CGTTCATTCCGAGCCATGTACGACTATGATGCtgacgatgacgacgaagTTTCTTTCCGTGACGGCGATGTTATTGTAGATTGCAAACCAATCGATGAAGGCTGGATGATGGGAACAGTTCTGAGGACCGGTCGATCTGGAATGGTACCGGCAAACTACATCGAACCCATcaactaa
- the LOC124320883 gene encoding bystin-like: protein MGKAKRLKVSKTGTGRTEGLDKQISKEEIASSKGRVKVRGRTDADDEFVDDKLSARILKQAHQQQQELEEEIEGTGSSFKARATSLGADLDGDGNSEESDFEKESQFEEDVQVDEEDEKALALFMNPNPAPRRTLADIILEKITEKQTEIQSQFSEIESVKFQDVDPRVKSLYLGVASVLHRYRSGKLPKAFKLIPSLQNWEQILYITDPEKWSAAAMYAATRIFTSNLTEKMAQRFFNLVLLPRVRDDIAEFKKLNFHLYQALRKALFKPGAFFKGFLLPICESGTCTLREAIIIGSVIARCSIPVLHSAAAILKLAEMNYSGSNSIFLRIFFDKKYALPYRVVDAAVHHFVKFQLDTREMPVLWHQSLLTFSQRYKADLSSEQKEALLQVISVHKHHTLTPEIRRELLHSSCRDEEMID, encoded by the exons ATGGGTAAAGCAAAGAGACTGAAAGTTTCAAAGACAGGAACTGGAAGAACTGAAGGTCTTGACAAACagatttcaaaagaagaaattgccTCAAGTAAAGGGCGAGTCAAG GTCAGAGGGAGAACTGATGCAGATGATGAGTTTGTTGATGATAAACTCTCAGCAAGGATTTTGAAACAAgcccatcaacaacaacaagaacttgaagaagaaattgaaggaACTGGCTCTTCGTTTAAG GCAAGAGCCACTTCCTTAGGAGCAGATTTAGATGGAGATGGAAACAGTGAAGAATCAGACTTTGAAAAGGAATCACAATTTGAGGAAGATGTG CAAGTTGATGAAGAGGATGAAAAAGCCCTGGCATTGTTTATGAATCCCAACCCAGCACCAAGGAGAACTCTGGCAGacataattttagaaaaaataacagaaaaacaGACAGAGATCCAGAGTCAGTTTTCTGAAATTGAAA GCGTCAAGTTTCAAGATGTGGATCCTCGAGTTAAATCGTTGTACCTGGGTGTGGCATCAGTTTTACATCGCTATCGAAGTGGAAAACTACCCAAAGCTTTCAAACTGATTCCTTCATTGCAAAATTGGGAGCAAATTTTGTATATTACTG ATCCGGAGAAATGGAGTGCCGCCGCCATGTATGCTGCTACACGAATATTCACATCCAACTTGACAGAAAAAATGGCCCAGCGGTTTTTTAACTTGGTTCTTTTGCCACGTGTTCGTGATGATATTGCCGAGTTCAAAAAACTTAATTTTCATCTTTATCAAGCCTTACGTAAAGCCCTCTTTAAACCTGGCGCGTTTTTTaagggatttcttcttccgatctGCGAG AGTGGGACTTGTACTTTAAGAGAAGCCATAATTATTGGTTCCGTCATTGCTCGCTGTTCCATTCCCGTTCTACACTCTGCTGCAGCGATCTTGAAACTTGCTGAAATGAATTATAGTGGATCGAACTCGATATTTTTGAGAATATTCTTCGACAAAAAATACGCTTTGCCGTATCGTGTGGTTGACGCAGCTGTTCATCATTTCGTAAA ATTTCAGCTGGATACAAGGGAAATGCCTGTTTTGTGGCATCAATCACTTCTAACCTTCAGTCAACGATACAAGGCTGATCTTAGTAGTGAACAAAAAGAAGCGTTGCTTCAAGTGATTTCCGTTCACAAACATCATACATTAACACCAGAAATCCGTCGTGAATTGTTACACTCCTCTTGCAGAGATGAAGAAATGATAGATTAA
- the LOC124328243 gene encoding coatomer subunit zeta-1-like, whose translation MDNHVLEPSLYVIKGIAILDNDGKRILAKYYDPNTLPTAKEQKVFEKNLFNKTHRANTEIIMLENMTCVYKSNVDLYFYVMGSSHENELILVSVLNCLYDSISQILRKNVEKRSLMENLDVVMLALDEICDSGIILESDPTAISYRVALRNDDIPIGEQTVAQVLQSAKEQLKWSLLK comes from the exons ATGGATAACCATGTCCTG GAACCTTCTCTGTATGTAATTAAAGGAATTGCAATCCTTGACAATGATGGTAAACGTATTCTTGCAAAGTACTATGACCCAAACACATTACCCACTGCAAAAGAACAGaaggtttttgaaaaaaacctaTTCAACAAAACACACCGAGCTAACACGGAAATCATTATGCTAGAAAACATGACTTGTGTCTACAAAAGCAATGTGgatctttatttttatgtcaTGGGAAGTAGCCATGAAAATGAG TTGATCTTGGTTAGTGTTTTAAACTGCTTGTATGATTCCATCAGCCAAATACTTAGAAAGAATGTGGAAAAGCGTTCTCTAATGGAAAATCTTGATGTGGTTATGCTTGCTTTGGATGAAATATGTGATTCTGG GATTATTCTGGAATCAGATCCCACTGCTATATCATACAGAGTAGCTCTTCGGAATGATGACATTCCAATTGGGGAGCAGACAGTGGCCCAG GTGCTTCAATCGGCAAAGGAGCAGCTAAAATGGTCTCTTCTGAAATAA
- the LOC124328229 gene encoding fibroblast growth factor receptor 1-like — MGEKGSYTCQWKNNFLGQTNYRNFTVSYPNEIPVNDKTVVTAVSSTFSVLLFILIAYGGVKFYRDKKRRVSQDALLKFLNGNPKQINNQSPVEEQVEFLPYDRRWEFPRNRLKLAIQLGVGCFGRVVKAEAVGIKDSEQTIKTVAVKMVRSEANFAAMEALISELKILVYLGSHLNVVNLLGACTKQIHKGELLVIVEYCRFGNLQTFLINHRNNFNNFVDEFGNLKMEDETERNNFTRTKGEEHPSQVETRTLQVCDISGMNSLTENLAASNSNLQDRDENLNQPISTTDLISWSFQIARGMDYLVSKKVLHGDLAARNILLADDGVAKVADFGMAKKMYYEDNYEKKGQGLMPVKWMAIESLIDRIFSSQSDVWSYGVLLWELFSLGQVPYPGMDVGHILMKEILKGYRMDKPELAPNFFGEMMADCWKSDPKERPTFSQMEEIICSHMESSVSSDYLNMNALYVKLNEDKENATPKDHFGLAKLLVEKSGAQSKRDATARYSFLPMLFSKKDADSDL; from the exons atgggggaaaaaggAAGCTACACTTGCCAATGGAAAAACAACTTTCTAGGTCAAACGAATTACAGGAATTTCACTGTCTCCTACCCTAACGAAATTCCGGTAAATGACAAGACCGTCGTCACCGCCGtttcttcaacattttctgTCCTACTTTTTATCCTAATTGCCTACGGTGGAGTCAAATTTTATCGGGACAAG AAACGACGAGTTTCACAAGACGCGCTACttaaatttttgaatggaAATCCGAAACAAATTAATAACCAGTCACCAGTAGAAGAACAGGTAGAGTTTCTACCTTATGATAGACGCTGGGAATTTCCAAGAAATCGCCTGAAACTGg CAATACAGCTTGGAGTTGGTTGCTTTGGTCGTGTAGTCAAAGCGGAAGCGGTGGGAATAAAAGACTCCGAACAAACTATCAAAACGGTGGCCGTCAAAATGGTTCGGTCGGAAGCAAACTTCGCCGCAATGGAAGCTCTCATCAGTGAACTGAAAATCCTCGTCTACTTGGGATCGCACCTCAACGTCGTCAATCTTCTGGGAGCCTGCACCAAACAAATACACAAAG gAGAACTGTTGGTGATCGTTGAATATTGTCGGTTTGGCAATTTGCAAACGTTTTTGATTAACCACAGGaacaattttaataattttgtggACGAGTTTGGGAACCTGAAAATGGAAGACGAAACGGAAAGGAACAATTTCACCAG GACAAAAGGGGAAGAACACCCATCGCAAGTCGAAACTAGAACTTTGCAAGTTTGTGATATTTCTGGTATGAATTCACTCACTGAAAATTTGGCCGCTTCAA ATTCCAACCTACAAGATCgagatgaaaatttaaatcagcCGATTTCAACAACAGATCTCATTTCTTGGTCTTTTCAAATAGCTCGAGGGATGGATTACCTGGTTAGCAAAAAG GTTCTCCATGGCGATCTGGCCGCCCGCAATATTCTGCTCGCCGACGATGGAGTTGCAAAAGTGGCCGACTTTGGCAtggctaaaaaaatgtattacgaagacaattacgaaaaaaaaggacaa GGGTTGATGCCGGTCAAGTGGATGGCGATTGAATCTTTGATTGATCGCATCTTCTCCAGCCAATCCGACGTGTGGTCGTACGGAGTTCTTCTCTGGGAACTCTTTTCTTTGGGCCAAGTTCCCTACCCAG GTATGGACGTTGGTCACATACTcatgaaagaaattttgaaaggATATCGGATGGACAAACCGGAACTGGCGCCCAACTTCTTCGGTGAAATGATGGCCGATTGCTGGAAATCGGATCCGAAAGAGAGACCCACTTTCAGTCAAATGGAGGAGATTATCTGCAGTCACATGGAGTCGTCTGTCAGCTCAGACTATTTGAATATGAACGCGTTGTATGTAAAACTCAACGAAGATAAGGAAAACGCAACGCCAAAGGATCATTTTGGATTGGCAAAGTTGTTGGTAGAAAAATCAGGAGCTCAATCCAAGAGGGACGCGACCGCTCGATATTCATTTTTACCTATGCTGTTCTCAAAAAAAGATGCTGATTCCGATCTTTAG
- the LOC124328213 gene encoding uncharacterized protein LOC124328213 produces MSSFWLGMALWSTLHLVSAENLTDWNTGGGGFKWRTNCEFPGDDIGKVPLTTATREECGRICIANPQCSHFVFGYLENCYMKKAPSTTPRQDIDYDSIAICGFIPWRFESESGRDDWKSISRSGVHNCGFYGNDHLILTTECRQTKDCSFWYEQVIPTNGSTACKLEDGSAGSCCPVLPKPKQIQFIKMIPGEKERIIDAGTTLTLTCVYAFDDEYQKNNFNFSWEIPDELTKNAEFSDLDKRLRKTFRRNETHMTSTLSLANVRARDTGNFGCKGVPFGFSNKFTVNQYVYVFNDTELVIVEGNKYYIHIPHGETNYPIMCRPNHPKVNVSLIHRHQYTARGQNWLEPKSDLLSDPNSNWSYEQRKGLKLKKAKIDDNGIFNCIGTYANKTTTTASFLYITGMELTRVDGEGDHFEGSNVTLSCRTYKYTKFSTPPKWSYRINGKQQIHLIDENNPPEGVKIIEDKFDYGGKTLYENQLYIFDISPNAYSFQCQGSGFTENISFRAIQINGDSSQLKFVQIEKDIAQNLTCFNNKGSQNARIEWFQVNYI; encoded by the exons ATGTCTTCATTTTGGCTTGGAATGGCATTGTGGTCTACGTTGCATCTAGTGAGCGCCGAGAATTTGACAGATTGGAACACTGGCGGTGGCGGATTCAAATGGCGGACCAACTGTGAATTTCCCGGCGATGATATAGGTAAAGTTCCCCTTACGACTGCAACCAGAGAAGAGTGTGGCCGAATTTGCATCGCCAACCCCCAGTGTAGCCATTTTGTGTTTGGTTACCTGGAAAATTGTTACATGAAGAAGGCGCCATCGACGACACCTCGTCAAGATATCGATTATGACAGTATAGCCATTTGTGGGTTCATTCCCTGGAGATTTGAATCTGAATCTG GAAGGGATGACTGGAAATCTATCAGCAGAAGTGGTGTTCATAACTGCGGTTTCTATGGCAACGACCATTTGATTTTGACCACGGAGTGCCGACAGACCAAAGATTGCTCCTTTTGGTACGAACAGGTTATTCCCACTAATGGTTCAACAGCCTGTAAATTAGAAGACGGAAGTGCTGGATCGTGTTGCCCGGTGCTCCCAAAACCTAAACAAA TACAATTTATTAAAATGATTCCTGGTGAGAAGGAGCGAATAATAGATGCGGGAACAACTCTCACGTTAACGTGCGTCTACGCCTTTGATGACGAATATCAAAagaacaatttcaatttttcgtggGAAATTCCAGAtgaattaacaaaaaatgCTGAA TTCAGCGACTTGGACAAACGCCTTCGCAAAACGTTTCGAAGGAATGAGACTCACATGACATCAACGTTGTCTCTGGCAAACGTAAGAGCCAGAGACACTGGGAACTTTGGTTGCAAGGGCGTCCCGTTCGGATTTTCTAATAAATTTACAGTCAATCAATACGTCTATGTTTTca atgataCGGAACTTGTAATAGTCGAGGGTAACAAATATTACATACATATTCCACACGGTGAAACCAACTACCCGATCATGTGCAGACCAAATCATCCAAAAGTAAATGTTTCTCTTATACACAGACATCAATACACAGCAAGAGGTCAAAACTGGCTGGAACCCAAA aGCGATTTGCTATCAGATCCGAATTCAAATTGGTCTTACGAACAAAGAAAAGGCCTTAAACTCAAGAAAGCGAAGATTGACGACAATGGCATTTTCAATTGCATTGGGACCTATGCAAATAAGACGACTACCACTGCttcctttttatatattacTG gaATGGAACTGACCAGGGTTGATGGCGAAGGTGATCATTTTGAAGGGAGTAACGTTACTTTAAGCTGCCGGACTTACAAATATACCAAGTTCTCTACTCCACCAAAGTGGTCATACCGAATTAACGGAAAACAGCAGATTCATTTAATTGATGAAAACAATCCACCTGAAG gcgTTAAAATTATAGAGGACAAATTTGACTATGGTGGTAAAACCCTTTACGAAAATCAACTTTACATTTTCGACATCAGTCCAAATGCCTATAGCTTTCAATGCCAAGGAAGTGGTTTcactgaaaatatttcatttcgcGCTATTC AAATCAATGGTGACTCATCACAGCTTAAATTTGTTCAAATAGAGAAAGATATCGCTCAAAACTTGACTTGCTTCAATAATAAAGGATCTCAGAATGCTCGCATCGAATGGTTTCAGGTGAATTATATTTAA
- the LOC124321008 gene encoding trypsin alpha-3-like: MRFIFSKIGLFFFVSFAFSNSLSVADGLENVEFKEKHLRESDSDDENDHIVGGTAAAPGEFPFQAALNLNGGLCGGTLISESIILTAAHCLSGKTAASTTKFSVTANTTSLRGGANAVTRRVRKFVVHGSYNSKTNDNDIALLALSSPIKNVAFVKLPPASAGTYAGNSAVIAGWGTTSSGGRISQTLLKATVTVLENAACNKKYGGKITSNMICAAAPGKDTCQGDSGGPLLVGGVQGGITSFGYGCADSKFPGVYTRVSNYVDWIKRTSANI, translated from the exons ATGCGATTCATTTTTTCA aaaattgggctatttttctttgtcaGTTTCGCGTTTTCAAATTCGCTTTCAGTCGCCGACGGCTTGGAAAATg TTGAGTTCAAGGAGAAACATTTAAGAGAAAGTGATTCCGATGATGAAAATGATCACATAGTTGGTGGAACAGCAGCTGCCCCTGGAGAATTTCCATTTCAA GCAGCCTTGAACCTCAATGGTGGTTTGTGCGGAGGAACTTTGATTTCAGAATCCATTATTTTGACAGCAGCGCATTGCTTGAGCGG TAAAACAGCTGCCTCTACCACCAAATTCAGTGTGACCGCCAACACAACATCGTTGAGAGGCGGAGCCAATGCCGTCACTCGAAGAGTGAGAAAATTCGTCGTTCACGGCTCTTACAATTCCAAAACGAAC GATAACGATATTGCCCTGCTGGCTTTAAGTTCACCGATAAAGAACGTCGCGTTCGTTAAGCTTCCGCCAGCCTCGGCCGGTACTTACGCAGGCAATTCGGCGGTTATTGCCGGATGGGGTACAACATCTTCCG GAGGGCGCATCTCGCAAACTCTGCTCAAAGCTACGGTCACGGTTTTGGAGAATGCAGCTTGCAACAAAAAATACGGCGGGAAAATTACCAGTAACATGATTTGTGCCGCCGCTCCGGGTAAAGACACCTGTCAG GGTGACAGTGGTGGTCCCTTGCTAGTTGGAGGAGTTCAAGGGGGCATCACCAGCTTCGGATATGGCTGCGCTGATTCTAAATTTCCCGGCGTGTACACTCGAGTTTCAAATTACGTCGATTGGATCAAGAGAACCTCGGCTAACATTTAA